Within Caproicibacterium argilliputei, the genomic segment CACCGGCGGCACGGTAGACATTACTTACCAGAGTTGCAACGGCAGCAGCTATTACTACAAGCTGACCGCGATCGGCAAGGTAGGCACGGAAACCGGCATCTACATTAACGGTCACAAGCCATCTACTATGGTGGTGCGAATTGTTACCGCCTGCAGCAGCGATACGACTGTTAACCTGTCCCGCAAGGTGGGGGAGTGCTACACGGTCGGGCTTACCTGCTCCACAAAGCCAACCGTCACGGCTGGCACCGGTGGTATTGTAACGATTGCAGGTGTGTACCCCAATGGCAACGGCAAGTGGCTGTGTCCGATTGTGGCAGTTCGGTCGGGTGTCACTGGAATCTATACGGAAATTAAAGAAGAGGGAAGTCCGGTGAAACGATTCGAGTTCAAGGTGGTGTAATTGTGGATCATGATGATATTGCTGTGCAGGCATGGGAAAGCTCGAAATCCGCCCACCACAGGATTGATGAATTGGAAGCGGAAGTTAAGGATATTCGCGGATTGACTGCTGCGATGGCAACCGTGAATACAAAAGTGGATGGGCTGGAATCGGACGTGCGGGAAATCAAAACGGATGTAAAAAGTATATCGGCTCGTCCGGTGCAATGGTGGGATAAACTCATTGCCGGAATCATTGGAGCAATAGGGACAGGCGTTGCAGCGGCAATCCTGTCGCTGCTATTTAAATAATTGGAGGTACATATTATGGATTTGACTATGGTGATTATCGTGTTTGGTGTGGGCTTTGCAATTACCGCCTGCGGTTGGATGGTGACGCTGCTGCGGTCTAAGGGCGTCAACGTCCAAAGCGGCGTGGATACCGCGCAACGAGTGCTGGACGTTGCCGATACCGTGACAGACGCTGCGGCTGCAATCGTGCCCAGCCCGGTGACATCCGCGCTGCAAAAGATTGTGGATGCGGCTAAAGTTGGTGTCAACAGCGCCGAACAGCTTTACCTGAACGGCAGCATTACGGCAGATCAGCGCAAGGCCGAAGCTGAAAAGGTGCTTAAAACGGCTCTCGGTTTGGACGGCGTTGCCTATGAAGGTGATGTGGCAAGTCTTGGCGACTCGGCAATTGAAGCCGCGGTCAAGGCGCTGCCGAAGACTGGCGCAAAAGAGGCCGTTGTGGGTACTGCAAAAGCGACCGCATAAATTACATACAGACACAGCAATGCCCCGGCTTACCATTACGGTAGGTCGGGGCATTTTTGCGTCATATCATAAATTATAATGGCGCGCGACCAGCAGGAAATGTATCTGCTGCTGGAACGGATACTTGATGAAGTGAAGAAAGAATAAATTTATGCCCTCAGCAGGCAGCCATGCGGGCCGTCTACTGAGGGCATTTTTAATTAATACAGACTTGGAGCAAAAATGTGATTCCGAAGCCATTTTCAAGTGAAAATAATTTCGGATAATGTGGTGCCGCTGACCGGGGTTGAACCGGTACGATGCTGCCATCGAGGGATTTTAAGTCCCTTGCGTCTGCCAATTCCGCCACAGCGGCAGAGAACAGCAATTATTATAGCATACATCATCGGCGAAATCAACCATTCCGCAGCAGAAACGAGAATTTATCAGCAACGCAAAAACGCATGAATGCCGCAGTTTCTTAAAAGGAAGCGTCAGGCGTGCTGCTTCTTTTGTGCTTGCTCGAACTTGACCATTTCTTCAAAGGAAATGCGCTCGTCTTCCGGCACCAGATTTTCCGGCAGAATGGTGTCGTCACAGTTCAGGCAGTGGCGGCCGTTGGCACCGCTGCTTTTCCACAGGCGCTCGGCAACCGGTGCCCAGCGCTGGGCGATTTTTTCACATTTTGCGCAGTATTCATGCGGGCTTTCCTGATCAACCAGATCGGTGCCGTGCGCATTCGTTTTGCTGACCATTTCCTCCAGTTTGTACGGATTATCCAGCACCGGGCACGGCCGCAGCATATTCGTATTGAATGGCTGGTTCAAATGGTACTGCATAAACAAAGGAGAGCGGTAAGCTTCCAGCAGGGTCTTTTCCCGAATGTTGGCATCCGAATAGTGGATAAATACGCAAGGCTCGATGTCGCCGTTTGCGTTGATGTGCAGATAGGAGCGTCCGCCTGCAATGCAGCCGTAAACGTACTCCGCATCGTTCCAGAAGTCCATGGTAAACAGCGCCTTGCTGTTGCGGAAATCCCGAATCCGATAATACATCATTTCACGCTGCTCGGCGGTCGCCATCAAGTCTGTCGGCGCGTTTTTGCCAATGGGCATATAGGTAAAGAACCAAGTAAAGATGGCGCCCTGGTCAACCATCCAGTCAAAGAATTCCTCACTGCCGATGGAATCCACATTTTGACTGGTGTAGCAGCAGGAAATGCCATAAGGCAGCTGATGGGCGTTTAAAATATCAATGGCTTTGCAGATTTTCTGGAAAGTTCCCTTGCCACGGCGGGCATCGGTTGCTTCTTCAAAGCCTTCAACGCTGATGGCGGGCACAAAGTTGCCGACACGCTGCAGGTCTTCTGCAAACTTGTCATCGATGAGCGTAGAGTTTGTAAAGCACAGGAAAATGCAGTCGGAGTGCTTTTCACAGAGTTTTATCAGGTCATCTTTGCGCACCAGCGGTTCGCCGCCGGTGTAAATGTACATATAGGTACCCATCTTCACGCCTTGGTTGATGATGTCGTCGATTTCGTCAAACGTGAGGTTCAGCTGGTGGCCGTAGTCTGCCGCCCAGCAGCCGGTACAGTGCAGGTTGCAGGCACTGGTCGGGTCCAACAGAATGGCCCACGGCACGTTGCAGCCGTACTTTTTCCGGTACTCCATCTGCTTTTTGCCGCCGATAAAGGTGGAGTTTAAGAAAAAGTTTGTGAAGAAGGTTTCCAGTACGTGCGGATTGATGTTTTTTACCACACGGTAAATCAAATGGTTCCAGTTGCTTGCCGGGTCATCAATGGCTTGATGGAAGGAGTAGCGAGCCGCCGCAAAGGTGTTGTCTTTGTCCGCTTTGTCAATCATGTCCATAAGTTTCGGTAGATTCTTTTCAGGATCCTTGCGAAGGTAGCCGATGGCCGTTTTGATGCCGAATTTTTCAAGTTTTTCTTTTAAACCGCTCTCTGCCATATATGATTCCTCCAGTATGCTTTGCTTGCGCGCATTTCATAGCTTCTGCTAACCTGTATGTGCGTACAAGAAAATCTTAGAAAGAATTTTTAAATTTGTCCTTAGACAACAATGCTTTTTTGTAAGAAAACATGACAGAACTGAAAAATTGTAATAAATGGCAGGCACCCTGTTGCATCAAAAAGCAGCCGGGCAGTTGCTGCCGGCTGCTGCGGGATTTTGCACAGCGGTCAGGACTCTGCCGCTGTGTTTTCCTTGGTGTCTGTTTCCTCTTTGGCGCACTTGGCTTGTTCCTCTTTCTGTTGCTCATGTACCTGCAGGGCACTCAGAATTCGCTCGGATGCTGTGCGGCGGGCGCCGGCTTCCACAGAAAGCTGCAGGGCAAGCTGCACCAGCGCCTCCTGCCCATCCGCGGCGGCGGTATCAATGCGACCGCAAACATCCTGCAGCGCTTTTTCCTGCGCGGTGCAGAAGGCATCGTACAGCGTGTGCATATCGCCACGCTGCTCCAGCTGGTCGAGCAGAATGTGAATGTCGGGAATGGAGAGCACCTGCTTGAGCAGGCACAGGATAGTCAGCTGTACCAGATGGTCGCGGCTGTATTTTTTCTTTTCCGGGCGCGGCAGCACGCCGTCTTTGACGTAATTGTTAACCATGCTGGAGGTGAGCAGCGGATTGTTCCGCTGCTCAAACAGGTGCAGCTGTGTTTCCATAAACGTGAGGATTTGATCCATATAAAGGTAAATTTCCGGAAAACGATCCCACGGTGTCAGCTGTCCGTCTGTGACCTGGCGGGTCCACTCGGTTAGTTCCCTGTGCAGAGGCTGCTCGTCTTTTTCCATCTTTATAACCCTTCCTTTGCAGATTCACTGCAGAACTTGCTGGGCGGCATACCCATGTATTTTTTAAATACGCGCGAAAAGTAGAGTTGGTCGGCAAAGCCGGCAGAGTAGGCGGCTTCGCCGACGGTCAGCCCGCCTTCCTTCAGAAAAGCCGCCGCCTTGTTAATGCGGTAGCGTGTGAGGTATTCGTTCGGCGGCATACTGATATATGTCATAAAAAGTCGGTACAGGTGGCTGCGGGAAACACCGGCACTTTGCGCGATTTTTTCGATGTCAATGCTGCCGGCGTAATTTCGGTCAATGAAGCGAATGGCTTTCTGCACATAGCCGTAGCTGCTGTCACTGCTGGCCATGTGCGTGCCGAAGGTGTCCATCAGCTCCGCCAGAAAGCGGAGCAGACCGCTTTCCATGCGCGCTTCCGCACTGCGCGAGCTGCCAGAAACCGCGATAATGTCTGCCAGCAGCAGGTGGAAGCGGTTGTCTGACGGGCAGTGAAAGGCAGGCTCCATGTCCAGCAGACCGGTCTGACGCAGCAGGTGCTTGGCGTCGCTGCCGTTAAAGCCGACCCAGTCATACTCCCAAGGAAAATTGCGGTCTGCCTGGTAACTGACAATGCGGTTCGGCTGAATCAGAAAGGCATCGCCCGCCTTTAGCTCCCACTGCTGTCCGGCAGTGGAAAAGCAGCCCTTTCCGCGCACAATGTAGTGAATCAAATAGTGGTCGCGCACCGCCGGCCCCCAGGAATGACCTGAGCGGCAGCGCTGCAGCCCGCAGCTGTAAACTGCCAGCCCGAGGTTGTAGCTTTCTCCTTTGTAAGAACGACGAAAACCATCATCTGTCATATTCATCACCACTTACACTCGTATTGTAAAGCTTATTATAACGCTTTTTATATTGGGTTTCAACCGAAAAATGCGGTCAGAAAAGGTGCTGGCACCAAAACAAATAAAAATAGTTTGAAATCCGGCGAAAAATCAGCTATAATAAGAATGCCGTTCTTTGCATTTGCGTTTTGTGCGGCAGGCGGCGCTTTTTCGCACATTACAGTCAGGAGGAATCATTTATGGAAGGACTGAGTACGGGCCAGATTGCGCTGATTGTTTTGACGGCAGGGCTGGTCATCGTTTTTGCAGTGCTGATCTGCCTGATTCTAATTATCAGGCTGTATGGCAGTGTGATTCAGTCGGCGCAAAAGGGCAGGCGGAAGAAAGAAGAGCCGGCCGCCCCGCAGCCGAACGCTGCCTTGCCGCTGGAGGAGCCACAGCCTGCACTTTCTGTGCAGCCCGCGGCACAGGGGGAGATTTCGCCTGAAATCATTGCCGCTATCAGTGCGGCGGTTTATGCGCTGTACGGTACGGAAACGCCAATCCTCTCTGTACGGCGCTGCCGGCGCACCGGCGTTCGCTCCGTTTGGGGACAGGCCGGCGTGCTGCGCGGCACGCATCCGTTTTAAGCCGCAGGCGCTGCCTGCATTGACTTTACGAGAGAGGCGGTATCAACGTGTTTCAGGAATTTCTCAATGCGTTTTCCGGCATTTTACAAAGTTCCGGTTTTGCTACGAATGACTGGCGTAACTATGTGATGATCGGAATTGCCTGTGTTCTGCTGTACCTCGCCATCAAAAGGCAGTTTGAGCCACTGCTCCTGCTGCCAATCGCTTTTGGTATGCTTTTGGTAAATGTTTTTCCGGGCATTATGGCAGACCCCACGGCAAACGCCAACGGCGGTTTGTTTTATTATTTATACCGCGGCGTGAAGCTCGGCATCTATCCACCGCTGATTTTCCTCGGCGTGGGGGCGATGACGGACTTTGGCCCGCTGATTGCGCGCCCCTCCAGCCTTTTGCTGGGCGCGGCGGCGCAGCTTGGTATTTTTTTGACATTCATCGGTGCGCTTGCGTTGGGCTTTGACCCGAAGGCGGCTGGCGCAATCGGTATTATCGGCGGCGCGGACGGCCCGACGGCCATTTATGTGACCAGCAAGCTTTCTCCGCAGCTGCTGGGGCCGATTGCGGTCGCGGCGTACTCTTACATGGCGCTGGTTCCGGTGATTCAGCCGCCGATTATGAAAGCACTGACCACAAAAGAAGAGCGTTCCATTGTAATGGAACAGCTGAGGCCGGTTTCCAAATTGGAAAAGATTTTGTTTCCCGTTATCATTACCGTGTTGATTTCGCTGCTGCTGCCGGACGCGGCGCCGCTGGTCGGTATGCTGATGCTTGGCAATCTGATGCGCGAAAGCGGTGTGGTTTCCCGGCTGTCCAACACCGCGCAGAACGAACTGATGAATATCATCACCATTTTTCTGGGGGTTACAGTCGGCGCAACGGCAACCGGGACGGTCTTTCTAAGTGTACAGACGCTGAAGATCATTGTGATGGGTCTTTTGGCGTTCTGCGTTGGCACTGCAGGCGGGGTGCTATTCGGTAAGCTGATGTGTAAGGCCACACATGGGAAGGTCAACCCTCTGATTGGTTCCGCAGGTGTTTCGGCTGTGCCCATGGCGGCGCGCGTTTCCCAGAAAGTTGGACAGGAAGCAAATCCGGGCAACTTCCTGCTGATGCACGCAATGGGGCCCAATGTGGCCGGCGTCATCGGCTCCGCGGTTGCGGCCGGTGTCCTTTTAAGTATTCTCGGATAATGATGTCGATTCCCATTCTGCAGACGCTCGCACACAGTTTTCGGTGCGGGCGTTTGCAGTAAGTTGTTTTAAAATTTTATGTTAGCTGGTGAGATTATTGAGTGAATCCGCACTGCAAATAAGACAGCGGGTCCTGGAAAAGGAGTTTTCCCGCATGAACGAACGGCAGCGGGAAGCCGTTTTTTCTGTAAACGGCCCTCTGCTGGTACTGGCAGGTGCAGGCAGTGGAAAAACGACCGTTCTGGTAAACCGAATTGCCAATATCATCCGATATGGCAGCGCGTATACAGACGGAACGGCAGAATTAAACAATACAGATATGCAGGCTGCGCAGGCATTTCTGGAGGGCGGCGCACCGCTGCCGGACAGTGTCCAGCAGCACATGGCAGTGACCCCCTGCGCGCCGTGGCAGATTTTAGCCATTACATTTACCAACAAAGCCGCCGGAGAGCTGAAGCAGCGGCTGGTCAATCTGCTGGGTAACAGCGGCAATGATGTTTGGGCCAGCACCTTCCACTCCACCTGCGCACGGATGCTGCGCAAGTACGGCGACCGCCTGGGGTACAGCACGCACTTTACAATTTATGACACAGATGATTCCAAGCGGCTGATGAAGGGCTGCCTGAAAGAACTGGACGTTGATGAGAAATTTCTTGCCTGCAGGGCAGTACTCAGCGAGATTTCGCACGCAAAGGATTCGCTGACGGATGCCAAGGCATACGCACAGGCTGCCGGAACCGACAACCGCCTGGTTACGATTGCAAAGGCTTACCAAATGTATCAGCAGCGCCTGATGGAAGCGGACGCGATGGACTTTGACGACCTGATTTTCAACACGGTGCGCCTGCTGGAGCAGAACAGCGACGTGCTGGCATATTACCAGCGGAAATTTCGGTATATCATGGTGGACGAATATCAGGATACCAACCACGCGCAGTATGTGCTGGTGAAACTGCTGGCGCAGAAAAGTCAAAACCTCTGTGTGGTCGGCGATGATGACCAGAGTATCTACAAGTTCCGCGGCGCAACCATTGAAAATATTATGAGCTTTGAAAAAACATTCCCCCATGCCAAGGTCATTCGGTTGGAGCAGAATTACCGCTCGACCAAAACCATTTTGGATGCTGCCAATGCGGTGATTTCCAACAACACGGAGCGAAAGGGCAAAACCTTGTGGACACAGAATCCGCAGGGAGAGAAAATCCAGACGCATACGGCGCTCAACGAGCAGGACGAGGCCGACTTTATCGGTAAGCAGATTCTGGAGGGCGTCGGAAAAGGGCGGAAGTTCAGCGATTATGCGATTCTTTACCGGATGAACACACAGTCCAGTGCTCTGGAAAAGAATTTCGTAAAGTCCGGCATCCCATACCGCATCATCGGCGGCCTGCGCTTCTATGAGCGCAAGGAGATCCGTGACCTGATTGCGTATCTGAGTGTTATCAACAACCCGAGTGATGAAGTGCGCTTGCGCCGCATTATCAACCAGCCAAAGCGCAGCATCGGCGACAAAACGCTGGCGGTTGCGTCTGAAATTGCCGGGCAGATTGGTGAAAGCGTGTTTTATGTGATTGCCCATGCGGATGAGTTTGAGCCGCTTAAACGCACAGCGCCAAAATTGCTGCAGTTTGCGGAAATTATGCAGGGCTTTATGGAAATCAATGAAAATGAAGACCGCAGCGTCAAGGAACTGTATGATGAAATCCTCTCTAAAACCGGCTATATTGCTAGCCTCGGCAACGCGCAGAGTGATGAAGTGAAAGACCGTGTCGCCAACCTGACGCAGCTGGGCACCAACATTCAGCAGTACGAGGAAGAAAACGATGAGGCGGCCAGTCTGGACGGCTTCCTGGAGGAAGTGGCGCTGATGACCGATATCGACAATTACGACGGTGACGCGGACACGGTTGTGATGATGACCATGCACTCCGCAAAGGGACTGGAATTTCCGGTTGTGTTCCTGCCGGGCTTTGAAGACGGCATTTTTCCGGGTGTGCAGGCAATTTATGATCCGGTGCAGATTGAGGAAGAGCGTCGCCTTGCGTACGTGGCAATCACCCGTGCGCGTGAGGAACTGTGTGTGACAAATGCACAGAGCCGCACACTGTTTGGCTCGACCAACCGCAACCGCCCCAGTCGCTTTTTAGAAGAGATTCCGGAGGAACTGACGGAGCACACCGCGGCGCGCAGCTGGAAGCAGCCGAAGCCCGGCGTGGCACTTCCGGTTTCCGCCAAGGAAGTGCGCGCGGCCGCCATGGAGTCTGCGCTGCATTTTGGGGCGCCGGAATCTGTGCAGGCACAGAAGGCCCCCAACTTTAAACCCGGCGATGCCGTCTTGCATCGTGCATTCGGCAAGGGCATGGTGTTGTCGGCAACGCCGATGGGAAATGATACGCTGCTGGAAATTGCCTTTGACAGCAAGGGTACCAAAAAAATTATGGCGAACTTCGCGCATTTGAAGCGCGCCTGACCATACAAACGCGGCTTGTCCCTCAGTGCCGCAGCAAAAACGGCAGATGCTTTTTCGGCGGGCATCTGCCGTTTCTGTTTTACTCGGCGCTTTCCTGTGACTGACTGCAGCCACAGCCGCACCCGCCTGCGTCACTCACCTTGGGCGGGAAGAAAGAATCGGTGGGGAAGTCAATACGCTTAAACATCTCGCAGGGATTGTCGCTGACCGGCGTGCACTCTTTGGTGGGGACACAGAAGTCATATGCAGGAATCAGCATCTGTACATTGCGCACAATCTGCACAATGGAGAACAGGCCGATGGTCACATAGACACTGCGGCTGCACTCAAAGTCGAAGTCGCCGCCGAAACGCTCGCAGATATCGTCCGGAATCTTAAAGCTCGGGCAGCAGCCGGGGCGGGTGTCGCAGATGCGTGCGGAAAGCCCTACCGGCTGCGCCACCTGACACACGGCTTTTGGTGTAACACGGCTACCGCTGCCGGACTCGGTGGGGTCGCAGCTGCCGTCACTGGTAAAGACCTTGACGTTGCCGTCGCTGCCGTACAGAATTGCTTTTTTGGTGAACAGCGCAATGCCGTCCACCACAATCGGGCAGGAAGCGGGGGCTGTGTAAACATCCAGAGACACGTCAAACACAAAGGTCATATCAATGGAGTAAAAACCTTTGTTAAAGGGCACCGGCTCCATATTCAGGTAAACAGTGAGCACTTCTACATCCCGCAGGCGAACACTGACCGCGCGCTCGATAACCGGGCGCTTTGCTTGGGTAAAGCACACCTGCAGATCCTCCAGACAATCTTTGGCACTGCAGGAGTCGTAAACCCGCTGCGCGTCGATGCAGACCGCTTCTTTAAAGCGGCCGGAACGCATCGTATCGTTCATTTCATCCATATGGTAATCCTCCTATCAGGCAAAATGTTTCTTGCTTAGTACCATCTTATGGCGAAGAAAGAAAAACGTTACGGGACTGCCGCGTATTTCGCGTTCCGCCCGACTGCGGATAATAAGGTTGAATCCGTACAGAAATTTTGCTATAATAACATCCATACAGACAAAAACCGCTTCGGCGGCAGTTTTGGAGGTCTTCTAATCTTATGGCGCACGTTGAACTGCTCACTTACACGCAGCTTCCGGAGAAAACGGTTGCTTCCGCCGCACGGCTGTGTTACTCGCCCGCTGAGATTTCCACCATTCAGCAGGGCATGACCGAGGAACGTGTTTCACATTTTATGGATATGCTGACGGAAAACGGGCATGAAACGCCGATTGAGCACGCTTCCTTTACCTTTGGTATCGAGGGCGTTTCGCGCTCTTTGCTGGCACAGATTACTCGTCACCGTATCGCGAGCTTCAGCGTGCAGAGCCAGCGCTATGTGGCGGAAATGCAGTTTTCCTATGTGGTGCCGCCGGAAATCGAGGCGATTCCGCAGGCAAAGGAAGAGTACCTGCGCGCCATGGAGGAGGACCAGCGCCACTATGAGCGTTTGACCGCCCTGCTGAAAGAAAAGCACAAACAGGCATTTCTGGCAGAAGGACTTTCGCCAAAGGCCGCGGAAAGCCGCGCACAGAAAAAGGCGATTGAAGATGCACGGTTCGTGCTGCCCAATGCCTGTACCACCAAGATGATCTGCACCATGGACGCACGCAGCCTGCTGCATTTCTTCGCCCTGCGTTGCTGCAACCGTGCCCAGTGGGAAATCCGCGCAGTCGCGGAGCAGATGCTTTGGCTGGCGAAGGACGCGGCACCGCATTTGTTTGCCAAGGCAGGTCCGGCGTGCCTGTACGGGCCTTGCCCGGAGGGAAAGATGTGCTGCGGCAAAATGGCAGAGGTTCGTGCACATTACAAGCGGGAAAGCGGGGAAGCCTGATGGGAAAGCTGCTGGTGCTGGAGGGTCTGGACGGCTGCGGAAAGCAGACGCAGACCACGCGCCTGTGCGGGGCTTTTGAGCAGGCGGGCACGCCGTACCGCCGGGTGTCGTTTCCAGACTATGCCCAGCCCTCTTCTGCTTTGGTGAAACTGTACCTGCAGGGGGCGTTCGGCACTTCGCCGCAGGACGTGAATCCCTACGCCGCTTCTTCTTTTTTTACCGTGGACCGCTTCGCGTCTTACCGACAGTTCTGGCAGAAAGACTACGAGGCGGGCAAAGTGATTGTGGCGGACCGCTACACCACTTCTAATCTGGTGTATCAGCTGCCCAAGCTGCCCCGTGGGGAGTGGGACGCTTTTACGGACTGGCTGCTGGACTTTGAATACACCCGTTTTGAACTGCCAATACCGAATTTAACGATTTTTTTGGATATGTCGCCGGAAGCCGCAGAGTCGCTGTTGGAAAAACGTTACCGCGGTAATGCGGAAAAAAAGGATATTCACGAGAAAAGCAGGACGTTTCAGCAGGCAGGTCGGCAGGCAGCGCTTTATGCCGCGCAGAAACTGCAGTGGCAGGTGGTTTCCTGTGACACGGCTGGGCACCTGCGCACGCCTGCGGAAATTCAGGCGGAGATTCTGCAGATTGTGCGGGGGCAGGCTCTGCTGTGAAATGACCCGAACGGGGAAAGGAGTTTTCAAAAAATGGTCTATGTGTTTTTAGCAAACGGTTTTGAGGAAATCGAAGCGCTGGCGCCGGTTGATTTGCTTCGCCGCGCCGGTCTGGAGGTTCTGACTGTCGGCATCGGTGACAATGAGATCACCGGTGCGCACGGCATTGATGTCACGCCGGATATTGCCGAGTGGGATTTGAACTTTGATGTGCAGCCCGCTGATTTGGTGGTACTGCCGGGCGGTATGCCCGGTACCAAAAATCTGGAGGCTTCTGCCAGCGTGCGGAATGCGGTGCAGTGGTGCGTGGAGCAGAACCGCTATATCGGTGCCATCTGTGCGGCGCCTTCGGTGCTGGGGCATTGGGGCGTGTTGAAGGGGCATGAGGCAGTCTGCTACCCCGGCTATGAGTCAGAGCTTGGCTGCACACTGGGCAAGAAACCGGTTGTGCAGAGCGGAAAGATTATCACCGCGCGCGGCGCGGGCGTTGCTGTGGAGTTTGGTTTGGCGCTGATCAGCGCCCTGTGCGGCGCGCAGAAATCTGAGGAGATCAGGAAATCGATTCAATGCAGGTAAAAAGAAACATTCGGGAAATCAAACAGGCGCTGCGCAAACGCTACCGGGCGTACCGGGAGTCTTTGCAACCCGCGGAAAAAGAGAAGCTGGATGCGGCTGTCAGGCGGCGTCTGTTTCGTTTACCCGTTTATCAGAACTGTCGGGTGCTTTTCATTTATGTCAGTAAACCGATTGAGGTGGACACGGTGCGCATTATCCAAAGCGCATTGGCGCACGGCAAGCACGTGGCGGTTCCGCGCTGCATTCCGAATACGTATCAGATGCAGTTTTATTTTATTCGTTCGCTGGAGGATTTGGAACCCGGGACCTTCGGCGTGCTGGAGCCGTCTGTGGAGCGCTGCCGCCCGGTTTCTGACCTGCGGCACGGGCTGTGCGTGGTGCCTGGGCTCAGCTTTGATACACAGGGGTACCGTCTGGGTTACGGTAAGGGGTACTACGATCGGTTCCTTTCTAATTTTGGCGGTCAGACAGTGGGCATCTGCTACCGTGCGTGTGTGCCGTGGAACCTGCCGCACGGGTACTATGACCGGCCGGTAGATCTTTTGGTTACAGAAACTTACATCAGAAAGACGGGCAGCCGTCCTGCCGGCCATCAGGAGGAACGCCATGACTGAAAATGAACACCCACAGTCGCTCAACAGTTTCAGCGGAAGTGAAGCGATGAAGGCAGAGGCCGCCAGAGAAGCAGCGGATGAAAAGCGCGCGCGGCGCAACCACAAGCGGCGCAATAAAGAAAAACGCAGGAGAAATCGCCGCTTTTTCCGCCTGATTTGGTGGTTCATGGTGGTGCTGGTTGCGATTATTCTGGGGCAGTTCCTGATTACCGGTCTGAACGATGTTTTAGCAGTTGACCGGAGCAGTGTCAATGTGACGGTGGAAATTCCCTCTTCCGTGACAGAAGCTTCAGTCAAACCATCTGCGCTCAGAAAGCTCAGCGGCGCCAAGCTGCGGGAAGCACAGGCCACCAACCGCGAGGTTACAAAGAAAGTAGCGGAAATCCTGCAAAAAGCAGGTGCGGTGGATAATCCTGATTTCTTCTGCCTGTACGCGCGCCTGCGCAAGGCGGACGGCTGCTTTCACAACGGTACCTGGCAGATTGATACCAAGACGGATTATGAGCAGCTGATTAACACGTTTGAGTCTAACGAGGGACGAAAGGACATCGTCAAGGTGACGATTCCAGAGGGAC encodes:
- the thyX gene encoding FAD-dependent thymidylate synthase, giving the protein MAHVELLTYTQLPEKTVASAARLCYSPAEISTIQQGMTEERVSHFMDMLTENGHETPIEHASFTFGIEGVSRSLLAQITRHRIASFSVQSQRYVAEMQFSYVVPPEIEAIPQAKEEYLRAMEEDQRHYERLTALLKEKHKQAFLAEGLSPKAAESRAQKKAIEDARFVLPNACTTKMICTMDARSLLHFFALRCCNRAQWEIRAVAEQMLWLAKDAAPHLFAKAGPACLYGPCPEGKMCCGKMAEVRAHYKRESGEA
- a CDS encoding DJ-1 family glyoxalase III, which gives rise to MVYVFLANGFEEIEALAPVDLLRRAGLEVLTVGIGDNEITGAHGIDVTPDIAEWDLNFDVQPADLVVLPGGMPGTKNLEASASVRNAVQWCVEQNRYIGAICAAPSVLGHWGVLKGHEAVCYPGYESELGCTLGKKPVVQSGKIITARGAGVAVEFGLALISALCGAQKSEEIRKSIQCR
- a CDS encoding 5-formyltetrahydrofolate cyclo-ligase, whose translation is MQVKRNIREIKQALRKRYRAYRESLQPAEKEKLDAAVRRRLFRLPVYQNCRVLFIYVSKPIEVDTVRIIQSALAHGKHVAVPRCIPNTYQMQFYFIRSLEDLEPGTFGVLEPSVERCRPVSDLRHGLCVVPGLSFDTQGYRLGYGKGYYDRFLSNFGGQTVGICYRACVPWNLPHGYYDRPVDLLVTETYIRKTGSRPAGHQEERHD
- a CDS encoding dTMP kinase, producing the protein MGKLLVLEGLDGCGKQTQTTRLCGAFEQAGTPYRRVSFPDYAQPSSALVKLYLQGAFGTSPQDVNPYAASSFFTVDRFASYRQFWQKDYEAGKVIVADRYTTSNLVYQLPKLPRGEWDAFTDWLLDFEYTRFELPIPNLTIFLDMSPEAAESLLEKRYRGNAEKKDIHEKSRTFQQAGRQAALYAAQKLQWQVVSCDTAGHLRTPAEIQAEILQIVRGQALL